The nucleotide window ATGTAACAGTGCTATTCAATCATCCTATTCAGTTGTATGTTGAGATTATGGTTCATATTTAGAGATGGGAAAATGATGTACTGTATACTTAAAGCTCCAGGTATGTATAGTATATGCTACAATTTTGAGCCTGGGGTCAAAATTTATATGACTGGGTGTAATTTGGATATTTATGGATTTCTACTACTCATATAAAGACGTATAAGAGACTCTAGAATCATTTGTAATTTGAAGCTGTATTTTTTTAAGTGGCTCCACAAACATATGCATCTTGTCAAACTGAGTAAAATTCAGTCTTGCTTTCTCTCTTTGCTTTTCATTTACCCTCATTCGTCTGAGTGTGGATGGCATTTATCATACAACGCGAAAAACAAGTATTTAGCTCAGCTATTCAAAGGGTGCAAATGCGCATATGGTtgctatttcatttaatttagtcATACTGAGACATTAAAATACTTTCCTCGAGCCCAAGAATTTATGAGAATAGTTCATATAAATCTATGAACAAGGAATTAAAAGTAGGAAATAAAGAATGACACAACAGATGCCTTACTCTTCCAAGTCGCCAGTAAAAGAAGCAAAACCATTGTGTGTGTACAGCATTGATGAGAGTGAATGAAATTGGAAACCGTCTATTTGATACTCCACAACCCACCTGCTCAAAGATCATCTATGTAAGCAATGCCAAGAAAATCTACCCAAAGAGGACACATATTATTGCCCAAGAGATCAGCCAATGGCTAATAACATAAAGAAAGTAGGGCTCACAGTTGGGTTAAAAACATGTAATATTATGACTTAGAAAATTGATACATTGTTCATGCTTCAGAATTACCAGTTAAGATTTGAGAGTAGATAATGCAGTACTTCATGGTCCCCATACTTGAACATCCTTGTACCCCAATATTTGTGATACCCACGTTTACCTATTTACACAGGGAAAGAAAGACAAGGAATGTAGAATATTAATATAAACAAGAATGGTTCATTGAGCACTTTGTAAGGTCAAATGGTGCAATGCAATTTTCGGGTGTGTTTTAGTAAGCATTCTAAGACTCCGAAGTATTATGGAATCAGAATATGATACACCTACAAGTGAAACATACTTTACATCACACACGAGCTGTTTAAGGAGCAAGCAGATAGCGAGAAGTACATTCAGTTAAATTTCCTGATGTATGAATGAATTACCAGTGTGAAAGTAGCAATCATTTGACCCATCGAAAAGTGAGAGTCCAACCATCTCATCAGCAGCTGAGTAGGAATGGACAATGTCCAAGAACACTAGTAATTCTAATCCTGTAAAATAAGAAATCCAACTCGGACTCCATAAATTGAAATCAACAAATGAATACTTAAAAAAACAAAATTGTGAGTGGACATAGTTCTCATATATGAAATATAAAATGACTAAATAACTTTGGCCCCTTCCATAGCATAAATGAAATCTTTCGTGTTAATGAACCAAATGAATACAATTAGATGAAAAACAACCATGTGCTTCATCAACCAAGCGTTTGAAGTCATCAGGAGTGCCATATCGGCTGCTAACAGCATACAAATTGGTAACCTGCATTGCCACAGAGATGCTCGCTCACATTAACTTGTTAAAGAAAAATGCACCTAATGGAATTAAAACCTGGTTTCAGGAACAAGGAAATGTGAATCAAGGTTATGAATtaggtttaaaaaaaaaaaaggcagacGAAGCATGAGCAGGTCAGTAATAAATCAAACATAGTGTGCCTGGGACATATTTCAGGTATATCAATAGTGATAGCAAGAGAATTAAAATAACTAGAACTTGCCATATCAATTAATATTGAGCAGCCCTTGCTCACAATCAGTTTCAActttgattaaaaataaaaaatttcaacatCACTTCTACAATTAATTATTATCACAATTTCAGTTTTTCCACTGCAACTTTGACTCTCAAATCTAAACGCCAAGCAGGGATTAGAATCAGCCATAAAACATTGCAAGTAGAATGAGAAATTTTCAGATGTAGAGTCTCCTGTTAATCTAGAACCTAGCGATTCCTTAGAACCAAGATTTCTAGTCATCACCATCAAATCAACAATGCAAACTATGGATTTCTGCAATTCAGGGAACCCTAAATTTATCAGAATATTCAATGTTAAATAAGATACAGAAAGGAGAATAATGTTCAACACACCCTATAACCAACAGTAAAATAATCTTTGTGCTCAACAACTCCAATCAGCTGGATTGCATTGTATCCCGCTTCCTTCACATGTGGAAGGACCTGTTATGAAAACCAAAAAATGTAGTGCAGGATGGAAGAAAATGGTCACATGTTATAATATGTAAAGAAATAGGTCAATAAAGCCATAAGCAGAGAGCTACCTTCTCTGTGAAATCATTGAATGAAGATATTTTTGGCTCTGAGCCACTAATTCCAACATGGCACTCATATATACGCAATGACTTTGGCACTTTTGGGTGAGTGTTTTTCCATTTGTAAGCACGATCTGGGGGTGGTTCCCAGTGGATGGCAAAAGGTTGTTTCCCATCTGTGCCTGGCAATGATGATCAAAATTCAGATGAAATAAGTATGAatagtaataaaaaatataataaccaTAATTAGAGGGGGAAAGTGGTCAGGCAGGATATAATGGTCAACAAAAATGCCAGAAAAGCAACAAATTGCATTCAGCAGAAGTCAGTTTACCTGGTTGTACATAAGTAGCCCAAGCAGGCACACGTTCCAGTGGCCCATTGGGAGTGTTAAAGTAGACCCTATATTTGCTTTCATGAGGAATAGtaggagtatactttttcaaccATGCTTGCCTTCCTTTCCGTGTCTCAAACCAATAAGGCAGGGGAGGCTGCTTAGCACGGATTTTCTCTAGCCATGCAGGATCACTTATGACATTAAATATGTCATATTCTTTTCCTTTATCAATCACATCACACGGAGGTAAGTTACTAGGTGGATCATCTTTATGCTGCTCTTTCCAGGCTTTATATCTCGTTTCTGCATCTGGTAGTGGTATTGCATCCAATTCTTCTATCGTTTCAGGTCCATTAGGGCCAAACCATTGCTCATACAACTTTGCTGGAACTTTAAACCGGTTTTTAATATACTCATCTTCACCAGGTTCCCAGTATTCATCATTTGCTTTGTTGAAGATTTCTTCAATGCTAACACCGCTGTCACCTTTATCATAGTCATCCACATAGTTATACTGTTGGAAATAAAGCTCATCTGGTTTTTCTCCCTCCCTTAGTTTATCTTCAAGAATGATAAACCAATAACCATAGTCATCATGGCCTAAGTGACCCTCTCTTGCAAAATTTTCTGTTGGTGACCACCCATTAAAGTCACCAACTAGAGCACAATAGCGAGCACCtgtatccaccttaacattcataAGCGATTCACCAAAATAGACATATGAAGTAAGCCGGCATATGGGAAAGTTGAGAAGTGATAATAATGGCCACTCATAGTAACATTTACTGAAAAGAAGAATAATTTAATAACTACTACCAAAGAGTTCAACGCACAAAACATTTGCTTCAGAAATATCTGATTTCAGAATTAGGTACAACTAAACAACATTTGTTCAGAAGTTTGCTGTAGAGAAAAAGTTGAATTCAGACCTAAATTGTGTCCAAGAAGCATACCTGGTGCCCATTCCATATGATCCATCCGATGCTCTGGATGACGATGCAGACCCATCAACTCAAACCTAGATAAGAACACCAACAATGATGAAAACTCAACATCAGTCTCACCAACTTAGTATCAGGTAAAGAACTGCTAAAATAAAACTAGATCATCAATAGCAGCAAAACTTTACAAATTTATTGATATAGAAGATTATAATTTATGAAACGACTCTACCCTACGGCAGTAAATATTCAAGCTAACCACTCGGAATTTTCGCTTCTTTAAACACACGCACAAAGTGGCTTTAATTGAACGAACCCATAAGCAATGTCCTTGATCATAAGGTTTCGGTTGAAAAGTTCTTCTTTGAGGTCCTTCAACGCTTTATGTCTGCAAAATTTAGCAATCAATCAAAATTCAAATCACTGTTTATAAACacccattaaaataatttttcaaaaaaaaaaagcacatttcagagaaattctctacACACACACAAACTTTACAGATCATTATCGCGTCTCAGCAGCCATAAAATGAAAATCTTCAAGCTCAATGCCTCAAATTTTGTACCTTTCACGGAGAAACTGAGCGAATTGTTTATGGGAAATGCCGAGTCTGGTGAGGAACCCGACGGGGTCAATTCCTTTCTCGCCTTCAGTTTCACTTTTCTTGCTCTTATTGGAGTGCTTTTGTTGTTTTGATGGTGTTGGTGGTTGGTTTGTGGCTGTGCATGTTATTTTTAATCGGATTTTGCAGGGAAAAAAATTGATGCTTTGAGCTTTGGTTTGGGAGCGAAAATGTAAAGAGGGGCTGTTTGGATAGATAGAAAAAGAGGATTTGGTTGAGAGAAGTGAAATCAtctctgagagagagagagagagggagagtgcaAGCGCAGACTGTAGAGTGGGGGTTTTAGATAAGAAGGCGGGTAGCGAGTTGTTTTTGAGGTTTTAGAGTCGACTCGGAGAGAAGGGAGACGTTCGAGTCACCCCGAGTCAACTCAAACCAAGTCGCTCTTTTTTTTTTCGTGAAAtttctttttatataaaataaattttttttaatagcaaATAACTTGGAGTGGATTATAAGGTAATCCTTTAAATTTATCTAAAGTTATAGGCCAAGTATtctttttaataatttagaataattcaattcctcaaatttaattatattaataaatcaaTCATTATATTCAAATTACACTTAAACcattgtttttttttaattatacttAAACCATTGTTAAGCATTGCTCCTGTTTtgcaaaaatataattattatatgtcCATCATAAAAAACGAATTAGAGTATTTTTGTTGTACATATAATAGGCCCTTCCTCTttctttctaaaaattaaaattaaaccaTATAGTTTAGTTCGATTATCATTCAATTCTTcactattttgatttaattttttttacattttaatttaatttttttttaataccgATCCAAAACATgtataatttttaagaaaattgtATAATTTATGTCATAAAGAGTTGAACTTAATTAGATAATTATTACACGTGGTTATTTAACTTTACcagtattttttttataaaaattattaaattttattttgattttattgtgcctaaaattatattaaaatagttaatttattaattattttacaaattaaattatttaactagTGATTAttgggagagaaaaaaaaaagcagaaatgggaaagaaaaaaaaaagcagaaAATGGGAAAGGTTTGATGGTGATGGGATAGCTTAATATATTTTacgcatctttttttttttaagaaactaataatataagataattaataataattttttatcataataatttttattaaattaaataaaaatttaataaattttatgaaaaaattaaatttcaataacttttataaaaaaatactcataaaattgaATATATTTACTTAACTTTATTATCATTTTGactttaaaattaattgtaatttcaaaaaTACCATGATCTTATACGTTTTTTTACATTtctcttaattaatttaaattatattatattatatataattattaattaaaatattattttcactGAATTCGTAACAATTAAATTCAGACACTCGTGTATTTATAAATAATCTCATActtatcattaaaataaaaaaaaaactaattataatcaaagtatttaaatttattaatacgtggttattaataaattaacttatgatttgcCCAGTAAATTACATCGTTGGTAAACAATTTGTAGTTCAATAGTTACATCTCCTCTGGTTATATTATGTTTCTATTTAGGTAGAAAAGCGTTtacttttcaattaaaataaaaaaggttTAAAACTACTCACTTgttttctaattcttgattattaTCATATatttattaagttttttttttttaatactagCCCTATTTTCCCAATAGGATAACTCTATTTTCAAGAACAAGTTAACTTAGTATTAGAACTTTTCCAATAAAcaagttaaattttaaaaatagtcaaactccatttgcttttAAGTTTAATGGCtaaaaatttgaatatttataggtatttttaattttattaatcaattttcaatctttaatatttatttcaagtgaacataaaaaaaatttaggacatAAACACGTACAGCATGCCTCGGACGCGCTTCTATACTGGTAAAAAATTTTTAATGTTATCTAATAGACCAACACAATTAAACTTAAGCTTTGAGTGTTGTGCGTACTAGGATTGATTTAATTGATAAGACTCGTTTAGTGCTTCCATTAGTTTGAGAGTTCAAGTCTTACCAACCATCCCTCTTTATATGCAATTTCTGAACTCCACTATGATCccttaaagaggttagtgacatCCATAGTTATTCAAATTTAAATAGAGTTCAATTACAATGAGATGGTATCAATATTTTCTCTAATTTGACATCCTTTACAAAACAAATCGATGCATACATACCTAATTACAAGTATGATCAATGTTTACTGTTATAACATGAATATACAGATTACTAGGCCAAGACCTTGAAGCTACTAGTTTGGTTGCTTCTTTGTATATTCCCTGGGTCCAAATATGGTTGATCCAACTCTCACGTTAGTACTGCCCATTTCAATCTGCGTGGTTCACAAAGTGATGTTCATTAGCTGCTATGAATAAACAGCAAATCAGAGATTTTCAGTAAATCAGAAAAGAAGGGAACCCCTGAAGATGTTCAATTTATCTTTACAAGAGATGCGTAAAAGGAATTCATATTCACTCGTGACTATTAGAACCTTAGAAACTTGCAGAATTCCCTAACAGATCAAGGACACTGTTCTAAAAAGTTCCAGGGTACGATCGCAATATTTCTAAAATGTCGCCCCCATAAAGTCCAGAAACTTCTTTGCGAAACTTATAAAACCATTTCTCagtgaaaatgttccctattttgGGAAGACATGGGTTCCAAGTCTTTCGACTTTCAAGAAACTATGATCTAGTTCAAAACAAGGTTCCACATTTCAGTTTTGTGAAATTGTGGTACTTTGAGATGTGAGAAAGTTATACTTGACGCTGTCACCATAGCATCAGGAGTCAATGGAAGCTCAGTCCTATTTCACCACAAGAA belongs to Hevea brasiliensis isolate MT/VB/25A 57/8 chromosome 4, ASM3005281v1, whole genome shotgun sequence and includes:
- the LOC110670003 gene encoding 1,4-alpha-glucan-branching enzyme 3, chloroplastic/amyloplastic isoform X2 — encoded protein: MGLHRHPEHRMDHMEWAPGARYCALVGDFNGWSPTENFAREGHLGHDDYGYWFIILEDKLREGEKPDELYFQQYNYVDDYDKGDSGVSIEEIFNKANDEYWEPGEDEYIKNRFKVPAKLYEQWFGPNGPETIEELDAIPLPDAETRYKAWKEQHKDDPPSNLPPCDVIDKGKEYDIFNVISDPAWLEKIRAKQPPLPYWFETRKGRQAWLKKYTPTIPHESKYRVYFNTPNGPLERVPAWATYVQPGTDGKQPFAIHWEPPPDRAYKWKNTHPKVPKSLRIYECHVGISGSEPKISSFNDFTEKVLPHVKEAGYNAIQLIGVVEHKDYFTVGYRVTNLYAVSSRYGTPDDFKRLVDEAHGLELLVFLDIVHSYSAADEMVGLSLFDGSNDCYFHTGKRGYHKYWGTRMFKYGDHEVLHYLLSNLNWWVVEYQIDGFQFHSLSSMLYTHNGFASFTGDLEEYCNQYVDKDALLYLILANELLHTLHPNIITIAEDATFYPGLCEPTSQGGLGFDYYVNISASEMWSSFLKDVPYDEWSMTKIVSTLMGNKQYAGKMLLYAENHNQSISGGQSFAEIMFGEYKNRSPESPASKESLLMGCALHKMIRMITFTIGGDAYLNFMGNEFGHPNRVEFPMPSNNFSYSLAKRSWDLLANEDVHRNLFSFDKDLMNLDENQRVLSRGLPSIHHVNDTSMVISYTRGPLLFVFNFHPTNAYERYSVGVEEAGEYQIILNTDEKKYGGHGLIKVDQYLQRTINKRVDGLRNCLEVSLPCRTAQVYKLTRILRI
- the LOC110670003 gene encoding 1,4-alpha-glucan-branching enzyme 3, chloroplastic/amyloplastic isoform X1, coding for MISLLSTKSSFSIYPNSPSLHFRSQTKAQSINFFPCKIRLKITCTATNQPPTPSKQQKHSNKSKKSETEGEKGIDPVGFLTRLGISHKQFAQFLRERHKALKDLKEELFNRNLMIKDIAYGFELMGLHRHPEHRMDHMEWAPGARYCALVGDFNGWSPTENFAREGHLGHDDYGYWFIILEDKLREGEKPDELYFQQYNYVDDYDKGDSGVSIEEIFNKANDEYWEPGEDEYIKNRFKVPAKLYEQWFGPNGPETIEELDAIPLPDAETRYKAWKEQHKDDPPSNLPPCDVIDKGKEYDIFNVISDPAWLEKIRAKQPPLPYWFETRKGRQAWLKKYTPTIPHESKYRVYFNTPNGPLERVPAWATYVQPGTDGKQPFAIHWEPPPDRAYKWKNTHPKVPKSLRIYECHVGISGSEPKISSFNDFTEKVLPHVKEAGYNAIQLIGVVEHKDYFTVGYRVTNLYAVSSRYGTPDDFKRLVDEAHGLELLVFLDIVHSYSAADEMVGLSLFDGSNDCYFHTGKRGYHKYWGTRMFKYGDHEVLHYLLSNLNWWVVEYQIDGFQFHSLSSMLYTHNGFASFTGDLEEYCNQYVDKDALLYLILANELLHTLHPNIITIAEDATFYPGLCEPTSQGGLGFDYYVNISASEMWSSFLKDVPYDEWSMTKIVSTLMGNKQYAGKMLLYAENHNQSISGGQSFAEIMFGEYKNRSPESPASKESLLMGCALHKMIRMITFTIGGDAYLNFMGNEFGHPNRVEFPMPSNNFSYSLAKRSWDLLANEDVHRNLFSFDKDLMNLDENQRVLSRGLPSIHHVNDTSMVISYTRGPLLFVFNFHPTNAYERYSVGVEEAGEYQIILNTDEKKYGGHGLIKVDQYLQRTINKRVDGLRNCLEVSLPCRTAQVYKLTRILRI